In the genome of Vicia villosa cultivar HV-30 ecotype Madison, WI linkage group LG7, Vvil1.0, whole genome shotgun sequence, one region contains:
- the LOC131619461 gene encoding uncharacterized protein LOC131619461 yields MRDGFRQRPDGWTEIRRYQGVRRAPVWDSFPLDFKLKRGREENVVSFYFSAFPDRYTAKEFFELFGCIGEVVEVSISPRRNKFGKKFGFARFVEVEDARILAVKLDNVIMEGKKIHANIARFDRIKSRDLVLQNRVRGGNGLVEVKRREREAGRFNNRNRREGVSYAGAVAGVLGRATSSSVPCVPRHQSAVVLRHISKEEDRNRFANAMVGEVLIAGSTHRIQTLMDADGFHSIKVSVLGPNLCLLEEVEQGALEILMEDGLSNWKKWFSVIRKWSPEVVDTERIVKIRVFGIPCYAWNSEFFMSLANSLGTFINLDRSTCEGSCFDFARITMKVKLDFVQRQTVLTEIDGCSFSLYVVEESAYQFSNSVSLTSSISDSLSSDFVDSEEVWSIGSDDYREDNQKASASDPIEEFSPRNSLAASNTCCSETGHSSSVVNNSVLEPLLSAKM; encoded by the coding sequence ATGCGCGACGGCTTCCGGCAACGTCCAGATGGATGGACGGAGATCAGGAGATACCAGGGTGTTCGAAGAGCGCCAGTTTGGGACTCTTTCCCTTTGGATTTCAAGCTGAAGCGTGGAAGGGAGGAAAATGTAGTCTCTTTCTACTTCTCTGCTTTTCCGGACAGGTACACGGCCAAGGAGTTCTTCGAGTTGTTTGGGTGCATAGGGGAAGTGGTCGAAGTGTCAATTTCACCTAGAAGAAATAAGTTCGGAAAGAAATTTGGTTTCGCAAGATTCGTGGAGGTGGAAGATGCGAGGATTTTGGCAGTGAAGTTAGACAACGTCATTATGGAGGGGAAGAAGATCCATGCCAATATTGCAAGGTTTGACAGAATAAAGAGTAGAGATTTGGTGCTTCAGAACAGGGTGCGGGGAGGTAATGGGTTGGTCGAGGTTAAACGTAGGGAGCGTGAAGCTGGTCGATTCAACAATAGAAATAGAAGGGAGGGGGTGTCTTACGCAGGAGCGGTGGCAGGAGTATTAGGTCGTGCAACTTCATCTTCTGTTCCGTGTGTTCCTAGACATCAATCTGCAGTAGTGTTGAGGCACATTTCGAAGGAGGAAGATAGGAACAGATTCGCAAATGCTATGGTGGGAGAGGTTCTGATAGCGGGCTCGACACATAGAATTCAAACGCTGATGGATGCTGATGGTTTCCATTCGATTAAGGTGTCAGTGTTAGGGCCAAACTTATGCTTACTCGAAGAGGTGGAACAAGGAGCTCTGGAGATTTTGATGGAGGATGGTTTGTCCAATTGGAAGAAGTGGTTTTCTGTGATCAGAAAATGGTCCCCGGAAGTTGTTGACACGGAGCGGATCGTTAAGATTAGGGTGTTCGGAATTCCTTGTTACGCGTGGAATTCTGAGTTTTTCATGTCGTTGGCGAATTCTTTGGGAACGTTCATCAACTTGGACAGAAGCACGTGCGAAGGCAGCTGCTTTGATTTTGCTAGGATAACGATGAAGGTGAAACTTGACTTCGTTCAGCGACAAACTGTGTTGACCGAAATCGATGGCTGTTCTTTTTCTCTATATGTTGTGGAAGAATCTGCATATCAGTTTAGTAATTCTGTATCTCTAACTTCTTCTATATCTGATTCTTTGTCGTCGGATTTCGTGGATTCGGAGGAGGTTTGGTCTATTGGCTCGGATGATTACAGGGAAGACAATCAAAAGGCTTCAGCTTCTGACCCCATCGAGGAATTCTCGCCCCGGAATTCTTTGGCTGCCAGTAATACTTGTTGCTCTGAAACGGGACATTCCAGTTCGGTTGTGAATAATTCTGTGTTGGAAcctttgttaagtgccaaaatgtag